A region from the Sorex araneus isolate mSorAra2 chromosome 6, mSorAra2.pri, whole genome shotgun sequence genome encodes:
- the OVCH2 gene encoding ovochymase-2, translated as MPMSNKLILLLGMICLEKCKSAAQLLPKDYTCGWSLVQLQTWNDLPLFSRIVGGSQVERGSYPWQVSLKQNQKHICGGTIISPQWVITAAHCVANMNILPLLKVNAGKYDLSQIEPEEQSLTIDTIIIHPRFSARKPIDYDIALLKITGAFQFGKFVGPICLPKRGERFKAGFTCRTAGWGRLMENGSVSQVLQEVELPILTRKECVKALLSLSKPIRGQTFLCTGFPDGGKDACQGDSGGSLMCRNKKGTWTLAGVTSWGLGCARGWRNNRQKDHQGTPGIFTDISKVLPWIHKHIQVGNKRKNSRGKLCGVGIASSVLVGSTSIRIFDISGYAAGYKAYKALKPNYLPVIEHKLHESTEDFVSVVTAESLVISAWYPRLFLQITCTYH; from the exons ATGCCAATGAGCAATAAACTGATTTTACTACTCGGAATGATCTGTCTGGAAAAATGTAAATCTGCAGCTCAACTTCTCCCCAAAG atTACACTTGCGGATGGAGTCTAGTACAATTACAAACTTGGAATGATTTACCCCTGTTTAGTCGCATTGTTGGGGGAAGCCAAGTGGAAAGGGGTTCCTACCCCTGGCAG GTGTCTCTGAAACAGAATCAGAAGCATATCTGTGGTGGGACCATCATCTCCCCACAATGGGTGATCACAGCTGCTCACTGCGTTGCCAACAT GAATATTTTACCATTATTGAAAGTTAATGCTGGAAAATATGACTTGAGCCAAATAGAACCAGAAGAGCAAAGTCTCACCATCGACACTATCATCATACACCCACGTTTCTCTGCCAGGAAACCAATAGACTATGATATTGCTCTTTTGAAGATCACTGGAGCTTTTCAGTTTG gCAAGTTTGTGGGTCCCATATGTCTTCCAAAGCGAGGAGAACGATTTAAGGCTGGATTCACTTGCAGAACTGCAGGCTGGGGCCGTCTGATGGAAA ACGGCAGTGTCTCCCAAGTTTTGCAGGAGGTAGAGCTGCCCATTTTGACACGGAAGGAGTGTGTGAAAGCTCTATTAAGCCTAAGCAAACCCATCAGAGGACAAACCTTTCTCTGCACAGGCTTTCCAGACGGAGGGAAAGATGCATGTCAG GGAGATTCAGGAGGTTCCCTCATGTGCCGGAATAAGAAAGGGACTTGGACTCTGGCTGGTGTGACTTCCTGGGGATTGGGCTGTGCccgaggctggagaaataataggCAAAAAGATCATCAAGGAACTCCTGGAATCTTCACAGATATTAGTAAAGTGCTTCCCTGGATCCACAAACACATTCAAGTAGGTAATAAA agaaagaacTCCAGAG GGAAATTGTGTGGTGTAGGCATCGCTTCATCAGTTCTTGTTGGCTCTACCTCGATCAGGATCTTTGATATCTCAGGTTATGCTGCTGGGTACAAAGCCTACAAAGCTCTTAAACCAAACTATCTTCCTG TCATAGAACATAAGCTCCATGAGAGCACAGAGGATTTTGTTTCTGTGGTCACTGCTGAATCCTTGGTAATCAGTGCCTGGTACCCACGGCTTTTTCTACAAATTACCTGTACTTACCACTAG